One segment of Cydia splendana chromosome 22, ilCydSple1.2, whole genome shotgun sequence DNA contains the following:
- the LOC134801506 gene encoding uncharacterized protein LOC134801506: MLDKSVVGASWESVVSRDDYEIDYSPSPRGSPLKDTSNIQEDQTYCISRHNPNRTFRRESVIASWKSLKKEREQALGKRFVYVDAENFEDYYGRNKVKRCKSERTAVRTDSVSRVPKKVKRTYSVLYRYDPNEEKVVKEYKYQLPKEQVPVMPVSSAMHRAFSEPFLCPDRTPKKKVKRSFTTLLNIKTKFLNIFTSKS, encoded by the exons ATGCTGGACAAGTCTGTGGTGGGTGCTAGTTGGGAGAGCGTG GTGTCGAGGGATGACTACGAGATCGACTACAGTCCGAGTCCGAGAGGGTCTCCGTTGAAGGACACATCCAACATCCAGGAGGATCAGACCTACTGCATCAGCCGTCACAACCCCAACCGCACCTTCCGTCGAGAATCAGTCATTGCCTCTTGGAAGAGTTTGAAGAAAGAGAGAGAGCAAGCTTTGGGAAAAAGGTTTGTCTACGTAGACGCGGAGAACTTCGAAGATTACTACGGAAGGAACAAGGTTAAGCGTTGCAAGAGCGAGAGGACAGCAGTTAGGACGGACAGTGTCTCCAGAGTCCCAAAGAAAGTCAAAAGGACGTATTCGGTCCTATATAGATACGATCCTAATGAAGAGAAAGTAGTCAAAGAGTATAAATACCAACTGCCAAAGGAGCAAGTACCAGTGATGCCGGTCAGTTCGGCGATGCACAGGGCCTTTTCGGAACCTTTCCTATGCCCCGACAGGACACCAAAGAAGAAAGTCAAACGTTCTTTCACCACCCTTCTGAACATCAAAACGAAGTTCTTAAACATATTCACTTCGAAGAGTTAA